From the Coffea eugenioides isolate CCC68of chromosome 1, Ceug_1.0, whole genome shotgun sequence genome, the window aatgattcaaataggatcTACCGTGAGAAATAATAGGGAAGAAATAATATCctctcttcaaagaagattaaatacaaaagagaaaaggggaagagagaaaggaaacaaaagactttctctcaaaaaaaaaagaaataaaggaaTGAAGAAAAGCAAAGGACTGAAAACTGTAAATTTTAGAGTTTTATAGAAAATGTAGACTTGTATGAATCATATCCTTAGACTTGACTCTCTCAAATGAAATTGGGGAATTACAAGACGGGCTGGCTCGAGAATGATATACCTCGAGGGCTGCCAAGAAGACCGTAATCTGAGCCTTTGAAAACTTAGAGCATCAAATTACAAAGGGAATTTGTTGGCAGCAAAGACTCAAAAATCCAAATTAAATGGATCTACACATTGATTATTGTCGCATTTCTTCTTTACTATAACTCAAATAGTACCAAATTTTGTCctttaaaataaatattgtttGTTGTCTTGTCCAAGATATATAAGCATGGCAGTCGATCATCAGCCTGTAAGTTGAAGGCTTGAAGAAGCTTATCTTCACAACTAAATCTCTTTGCAGCTCCATCAGCTAATGATGACAATAGAGCATATAACTGTCAAATAGATTATTACCAGAAAGACTAATATATAGTGCTTTCACGATCGCAGATGGAAGCTGATTTCACAATCCCAGCCTGGCTGATGTTCATCCAGAGCAGGAGCATTCAGGTTGAATAATGGACGTTGGAGATGATGATCACTTTGCTTCTCCTGCCCATTTTGTCTTTCCAAATGGAAAACATCTTCATCTTCTgctctctttttcccttttcccctTTGATGTCCGGTGCTTGTATGGAAGTTTTTGTCCCCATTACATTGCACTTGATGTTGCCCCACATTGTCTGAATTCTGCAAACATTCACAATGATGAATAACTGATTAAGATAATTGGTTAAGTATGTTGTACATTTCTATATCCTGAATCAAGAAAaacgacaaaagaaaaaaggattTTAGAAATGAAATTAGAATAGAGATGTAGTGCACGAGCCCATTGGTCATGAATAGTGGAATTGGAAATGCCCTTGTAAAATTTCATTCACAGGAAAATGTTTGTGGCCAagattatttcttttttccttgttATAAATAGGTCTATTTTTTAAATTGCGGAGTTCCAATAATACATTGATTTTCTTGTAATGTTCTTTTGCTCATAGAAGTTCACAGTGATCGATATGATTGGTTTTCTTTTATGTCTATGACTCAATTTTTTTTACAGTATTTAATTAATGGGTATTTTATTGCGTTTTAAAATAATAGTCTTGAGATTATTGATCAACAGTTAAATAATGTTGTTGTGATCataatttaattaaatttacacGTTTGTAAAGATTTGCCTAAAAAACAAGCAAACAAGAGATCTAGTTAGGAGTCGAAAAATATACCTGATTttgtgatttcttttttttgaaaatgGTTGCCaatgatttgaggacaaattaGAGTTAAACTTCATTAGTTTATTTGAAGCTCAGGATTTAGTCTAATACAATCATTTTGAAAGCCAAAAAAAcgaaaagtttaaaaaattttgcTCATAGCGTTGAAAAAATTGAGACATTTAGAGAAATGAAAATATACAGGATTGAAGAATAGGATAAATATATGAGATACttacaaactaaaaataaacaagtAATGAAAGTAGTTTGTGTCCCATCACTTGCATTCCTTACATACTGCATCTGTTGGTCGAAatactttcaaattttagattatCAATATTATTCTTTAAGTTAATTACAGTAAATTAATTAAGTAAACAATCACAAAGTATTATCTAAATGCATATTATTGGAAATAAATTGACTAATATTTATGCTCTTTGAATTGAtaaaaaagaaagttaaaaCGTAAGAGTTAAAGGTTAAGCACATGACTTGGTCAATTTTTCATTGAATTCAACATCTAACACAAAACGACATTTTTATGAGCAATATACTTACtttaaatgcaattcaaaaaagTTAGGACAAGTCGTAAGTAACATTAAAATTAGAAAAGCAATATCAATTTTGGAACATTAACTTAATAATCTAACTAATTAAGGTATAAATTTACTATATCTGTTCCTTCTGAAAGGCCATATATCCACAATCCGGATTCTCCCTGGAAAGCACTTTAAAGTGGCTCTATTGTTCATGTTCATCATCCAAATTTCCCTCAGTCACTCCCTTTAAACAACTTTGTCCGTAGGCTAGATTTCATGACATGGTTCCTCTCTATTAATATCAACTGTTTGTCACATTTATACTAGTCCAAGATCTTCAAATCCAGGTTCTATTTGCTGGAAGTTCCAGTTTAAAATGACTCTGTGTAGATAGAATTCAAGATTTGAAAGCGGCATTTGGCTAGAGACTAATCCTTAGCCTCACTGCATTGAGTTATAATAGAACATATACCTTCTTCTTGCAAATTTTTCTCTTCCCTTCAAATTTAGTCCTTTGTGCTTGCATAAGTTGGATGCTTCTGGAGTTAGCAAAACAAACTTCTTAAGATATGAATTTGTAGATTGAAAATCCTGGACCTGTATATACCTAATGCTGTTAACAGATTTCAGCAAAAATGTTATTTGttttcttaaaagaatttcggaTTGCAGAGAATTTATGAAGTTCCGTGGTCTTACTCATTTGTGTGCCATCCTGCAGTATTGCTACCATCATCTGCTTCAAACATGGTGTTTGTTGCAGCTGAAAACCGAAACAACAAAGGCCAGAAATCAAGAGCAGTAGATGATGAAGAACTTGCTGATCAGTTAAGGCTAGAAATCAAGTGTAGTAGATGATGAAGAACTTGCTGATCAGTTGTTGACTCTTGTTGAGCAATCAAGACAAAAAAGCATAACTTTATCTTAATGAACCACTAAGGAATAGGCTTAGTTGACAGGAATCTTACCTTTCCTTGCAACTGTGCTATCAGCTGCTGTCCCACTATTGCAACCCATTCTCAGCCTGTACTTCtggaaatcaagaaattcataGACTTAGTAACAATTTGGTCCCTTATCCAAGCCCGATATTTAACATAAAATCTCCGGAGTCATTTACCTGAAGATGGCTTTTTATGTGGCTTGAGGTAACCTCAGGAATGTCCATCTGCGTCATGATTTCTTTTGGAGTAGCTTCTGTTCATGGTTTGAAATatcaaaaaacataaaaagtcTCGCCATATTACTAAAGACTATTGAAGGGTATTCATAGTTGTATGTTTATACTCACCAAATGGCCCACCGAGTCGATCAACTGCTTTAATAAAGCAGTTATGAAGCCCTGGAGTCCATCTTATCCTTGGTTTCCTGGTATTCTCGGCGACTTGCAACTGTCGATCGCTAGTGTGTAGTATCTTGGTGTCGTTCCCTTTGGCTGCCATGATGATCAGGACAACTGAACTAGTTGGAATTCTTCATACCTGCTCAGGATAATAAGCATGAAATATATGGATGCACACTTTATGCAAGAAAATTTGTATAGGTATCTTTCTTACAGCCATTATGCATATTACTATTGCTCATTTCTTGTGCAACCAGCTTTAGTTGCTGTTCGTATTTATACAGAAACTTTGGGACAAAAGATATTCCACATATCCGAAACTTTTCCTCGGATGGCATGTTCTCCGGGAGAATATTGTGCGTTTAAGTGGGTATTATGGGTACCCGAATGCCAACAGGATAGTTCAAAGTGCCCAAAGTGGCACTTGGAATCCTCGGTTACATGTTTTCTATGCCAACCCAATGCCACCTCTAATATTGCGCCAAGTGTCCTGTTATTATTTacactttaattttttaataattcaaatttgTTTGGTTTAACACAAGTTTTTTCTGCTCTCTAAAACTTTGAACCAAAATTAGCCGACCGGTCTAATTCATATACCAATACTTTTGAGTTAACCACTCACGATCTGTTgctttggggaaaaagaaaaagaaaatcctaAATAAAATTGCCTCCAAAGTGTTTCATCGTTGATTGCTTTGAAAGGAAGAACTTTTTACTTATTCTTGATAAATCGAATTCTCAGTGTTTATTTTTTCGATTAAGCACGTGTTCTCGAGTTTGGTTGCTGATTCTTGAAAAAGGGTTTTCAATTCCAGTCGTTCAAAACTCAAAGAAGGAAGAATTGAATAAAGAGATGGGGAAGAGCGGTAGTAATGATGATGAACGCCATCTTGATTATTCGGGTATTGGACTGTACCCGAACTGGGGTAAATTTGATATCTTGGTTGCAGTTGCAGAAGTAGAGGGGAACAGATTggaggaggaggaaaaagaaagaaaactcaagCGAAATCTTTCCACTTTGTTGAAACTCTTGTTGAAAAAGAAACAGAGGAATCATCAATGGACAATGGTTCAGATGGGGTCGGTAAATTGCAGCTTCTTGCTGGTAAAATTGATGACAATTTCACAAAAGGGAAAAGATCGTTCAGAAGGAAGACCGGCTCCAACCACACATTATTGTCCGAGGAACTTCCTTCAGCAATATCCCAGTTTGATTTTGAAGGCAAACATCAAGAAGATGATGGTAATCACGTTCTGTTCTCATATGGGGATATAATCAAGAAACCCCAATTGAAGAGATTGAGGTCACCCCGTGAAGAAAATAGTACTGATCATCAAGAAATAGAGATGCCACGTTCGAAGAAAGCAAGAAGGAAGCCTAGATATCCTGATGGACCATCAACATCAACTATCTTTTTCTCCAAAGCAACAGATCGTGAGTGGTTAACTCAAAAGTATTGATATATGAATTAGATCGGTCGGTTAATTTTGATTCAAAGTTTTAGAGAGTAGAGAAAACTTGTATTAAACCAAATCAATTTgaattattagaaaattaaagtgcaaataataacaagacacttgGCACAATACTAGAGGTGGCATTGAGTTGGCATAAaaaacatgtaatcaaggaTCCCAAGTGCCAAAGTGGGGGTTTTCCTAGAACTTCATGATACTTTTATTACGTGTCAATTAGGGGTGTCAATGGATTCATGAGTCGACCCCGAGCGTTAGTAAGCTCAAGCTCGGCtcagaaaataaaaggaaattttgggCTTGCAGGTTTTTTGACTCGGGTCCAAGTTAGAAGGTTCAAGTTCAAGCTCAACCAACCTTTAAAATGAGTTTTGGGCTTATACTAGGCTCGATCCAAACTCATAATTAAAGtccataattatatataatatattaatttgtataaattattataaattattataaatttatatatattattaatattttaatgttataatatatataattatatattatatataatttagtACACAAttatatatacaaatataattatacatatgaATGGGCCGGAGTCTTAATCAAACTTGAGTTTAGTAAAATTCAAACTCGACTCATATTTAATTCGGATCTATTATTTAGACCTAAGGTCCATCTTGTCCTATGAAATATAAGACTCATCAAGTTTTTTTGGGCTAAATGGACTGAGCTCGAGCTATCCCCGCCCAACCATTTAAAGAAAACAACTTAAGTCTTTTGTaaaaatctatatctatatctatatgtattgcagagaGTGTTTTTAGCAGAGACCCTCTCAATGActtccaaacttttcattcttttttctagatttttgtatttattttaatacataaaatctaattaaaaactttaaaatagtGGGTTATAACTAATCCTATCACTAGTcagatttaaaatttaaaactttctcACTATCTCcttcataaaccgtttatagtttgttatttatactttaagtcctttttactccttaattaaataaaatacattTGTCAAGCCAAAATTCTCAGGGATAATTGATTAGTctcattttaaaattattcaCCCTATTATATCTTTATCACTTTAGCCCCTTTTATTCCTTCATTAAAGAGGATTAATTTATCTAGCCAAATCCTTGAGATAATGTGATTAGTCCTATTTTTTAGTTATTCACCCAATTATATTTTATCGCTTTCCTTCTAGGTACAATAATCATTTGTCAACATCTTCTAATGATATACTCGATTActcttattttttaataatttatgtTACAATTACTAAATCAATTTTCTTGCAGTTTTAAActtatcctttttcttttgtattcaGCAAGCTTAGGGCACTTTAATAGGTTTgctttttataatttttatgttgGATTTTATTACTTAGAGGAGCCTAAAATGGTCATCATagtgagtttcaaattttgtcactttacGACAATCTAAAAATAATTTAGGCATTAATGCaaacaatcaattaacattcacgaaatttattaaatttttatgaGAGAAATGGAGGAAGTaggataaattttaaaaaaataaaataatagaaattaaagaagagaaaaaacgATGAATACATCTTTGCAAAATTTAGAATATAATTATTAGAGTAATTTAGATTTACCCACTAATGATTGAGTTTGAATCTATGTCTAATTTAATTAAGTCAAAATAAGTGATCCAAATCTGTCAATTTCATTCCCACTAATTAATGGGTTAATTTGGTCACCCATTTGAATCCAATTAAATTACATATGCAAACTCATTTGTTAATAGGTGAGTAAATAGGTTACcatttacatttataaatagatgaaaataatAGTAGAATAGGACACAAGTGAGCTGCAAAATTGGGTAAGAGGTAGGGTAATTGGGTGGGAGCGAGATAGAGCAAAGAGAAAATAGGATTTGATGAAACAAGAAAGGGTTGTAGAGATACAAGAAAATTGTGTAGGAAATGAAGGAATGAAAAAATGTTGTAGGGATGCGACAAAGTTAGATTCAGAAAGTGAAAAGGATAAAAGTGGAGAGTAGGAGGACTATCGAGGAGAGAGGAGATTGAGAGGTGGAAAAAAAGGCATGATGGCGAAGAATATGAGATAAATGGATAATAATGTTATGTTCGGCCATATTTTTCCCTCCCTCCCATATAATCCCGTGCAATGCACAGGTCAATATACTATACTagtaaataagtaaattaatGGGTCTTATGGCTGATATAAAGACTTTTACCAGAATCTGTTATGTGGTTACCAGAATAAGGCTTGCAATAGGGCGAATTTGGGCAGGAGAGTGCCCACCACATCCCCTAAAAGCTCCCTTGTCCCTCGCTACCTTCACCCCAGCGTCCCCTCCTACAAAGCCCCACTactatttttatctttttatatgactttatttttatatatgtataaCACTAATAATAGATGTATTAATAattcttttgaattttacagcaaaaaaaattaacacgggataatgtttaaaaattattttgaccTTGTGAATATGTTTCTCTATATTTGATATTACATAAATTCTAAATCaattatcattattttttttataaacaaCATGCTATAACAAAAAAATGTAAACTAAATAACATAATTATTATTTTGCctcaaaaaattaatgaaaaaatttattatattatcacaagaaaatattatattattcatttcatattacatatatatatataattatatcaTGTTATAtgtttatattttatatataatattaaatTAAGGTGAGGGACAGGGCGGGGGATAGGGTGGaggtaggggtggcaatttctgacacgacctgaaaacacgacacgaacttAACACGCGTCAGAATCGGGtcgaacccgatgaacccgaaaagaaaacaggtcgatttcgggtcaacccgtgggtgacctgatatgacccgtttacgaattaaaaataatttaataaacataaaaattattttatctaactaaactaagttattctttttttttcaaaggcattaattacttaatcctaaatgaatttatttaacttgtgtgaagttgaaattattatatttggacaaataatatattatattttttttacttttatattgttttgatttattttatatttggtttgggataaaacacttttacggtatttaatttattttagatttggtttggaattatttatttaaatttttattacttgattatgtaattagttttgtgagaaattgattttattagaaattacagtgataaattaataaattaaaattaagtttcggatCATTTTGGATCGATCCGTCAAcccgaaattttcgggttcgtgtcaggtatcctgacccgtttcgggttggcgggtcaagTTCAGGTCAACGTTTTTTCTGTTATACCCGGGTctcaacccgacccgccaacccgaattcgacccgattgccacccctatgTGGAGGTATcctccctcccctcccctcccacCCTCCCACCGATTAAAGTGGGGGAGAAAATTTCCTCCGTCCCCGCCTGTCCCCAGTGCCATCTCTAGAAAAGACCCTATAATGCTTACCACTGGCTGATAAGCAATTAGGGTAGATTACACCAACAAGCCCCTACAGTTTGACTTATCTTTCATTTTGCCCATGAACTTAGTTTGCAACTAGGCTGGTAAACGAGTCGAGTTGAACTTTAATATAATCGAGCCGAATTTGACTTAATCTTCTCAAGCTCAAACTCGAGACTACATTGATTAAGCTCTTAGTATATAACTCAATTCAAACTCAAATTCAAGCTTGAAAAGAGTCAAACTGGAGTGTAAGACTTATCAAGCCAAACAAAGGATAATTATATATGTTTTCTGAAAGTAGACAAAATAAACATTTTACTCTGATAAATAATAGAAATATAGGAACATAAATGTTATTTCACTACAAATAAAAAAGTTTACTAAAAATCCAAAATCCAATCGACGAGCCAATAAGTCAAGTATAGAAATACTTGACTCAATTTAATAGACTGACTAAGCTGAGTCAAGCTTCGACTTAGAGATAGCCACAGTTCAGATTTGAATCAGAATCGGAATCGGACCAATAATTTGTTGAACCAGAACTGGAATTTGAATTTTAGAAACTGGAACTAGAACTATACCATGACTAAAGGTCATTTTTAGGTTCACCAAAAACTTGAATTGGAACTGAAATCGACAATTTAGGACTTGTTTAAATCGTCTATAAAAATGCTTACTACCCAAACTTATCTAACCAATTTagagttcaatatcaatagtcAGCATCCAATACTAAAAGCACCAATTCCAGTCCAATAACCATTGTCCCGTCCCATTAGTAAGTCTAGACCCTGTAACTAATCTAAGTCTAAAACCAATCTAATCCAATTAACAATGAGattatttttcataaaatttatattattttttctttttccttgcacATGATAATACAATGAAATTCTTTTTTCCTACATTCATTGTTATATTTTCTTAgaataaattttataataaCAAGTGTTTAAACATAACTAAACAAACTAGAATTGTAACCTAAAGGAACTAGAACTATAACTGGAATAAAAGTGGAATTGAAAGTGGATTGAAAGTGGATTGAAAGCGGAGGTTCAAGAATCATAACCATAACCGTCCttataagattcgtttcaaattcattttttagaaGAATCAGAACAGTAGATTTATAAACCGAAACCGTGGCCATGTCTACTTCGACCAGGCTCGCAAGCATCCCATGCAACCATATTTGCAACACTAAGCTACTACCTCAACAAGTTCTCATCTAACGGCTTATATCTAATGGATGCCATGATACTCTAATGGGATTATTGAATCTCCGGATTATGCTCTAAATTGGCCTTTTATTATTTCTTATTGATACTTCTTTGTcattagtaaattgttatttgatCACAATTAGAGTAATATCGTTGATC encodes:
- the LOC113749635 gene encoding protein PHR1-LIKE 3-like isoform X2 — translated: MAAKGNDTKILHTSDRQLQVAENTRKPRIRWTPGLHNCFIKAVDRLGGPFEATPKEIMTQMDIPEVTSSHIKSHLQKYRLRMGCNSGTAADSTVARKAATNTMFEADDGSNTAGWHTNESIQLMQAQRTKFEGKRKICKKKNSDNVGQHQVQCNGDKNFHTSTGHQRGKGKKRAEDEDVFHLERQNGQEKQSDHHLQRPLFNLNAPALDEHQPGWDCEISFHLRS
- the LOC113749635 gene encoding probable transcription factor KAN4 isoform X3, which gives rise to MAAKGNDTKILHTSDRQLQVAENTRKPRIRWTPGLHNCFIKAVDRLGGPFEATPKEIMTQMDIPEVTSSHIKSHLQKYRLRMGCNSGTAADSTVARKAATNTMFEADDGSNTAGWHTNEIQTMWGNIKCNVMGTKTSIQAPDIKGEKGKREQKMKMFSIWKDKMGRRSKVIIISNVHYST
- the LOC113749635 gene encoding probable transcription factor KAN4 isoform X1 gives rise to the protein MAAKGNDTKILHTSDRQLQVAENTRKPRIRWTPGLHNCFIKAVDRLGGPFEATPKEIMTQMDIPEVTSSHIKSHLQKYRLRMGCNSGTAADSTVARKAATNTMFEADDGSNTAGWHTNDIRYIQVQDFQSTNSYLKKFVLLTPEASNLCKHKGLNLKGREKFARRRIQTMWGNIKCNVMGTKTSIQAPDIKGEKGKREQKMKMFSIWKDKMGRRSKVIIISNVHYST